One genomic segment of Clostridium saccharoperbutylacetonicum N1-4(HMT) includes these proteins:
- the licT gene encoding BglG family transcription antiterminator LicT → MVIKKIFNNNAILAKDSEKNEIVVMGRGIGFKKNVGDKLDENLIEKTFILKQKDASEKFKLLLEDIPTEHVSLCYDIIEYAKNILGVELNDYIYVTLTDHISYTLKLFDEGLNRPNPLIWEIKKFYSKEFEIGLKALEFIESETEKKLPEDEACNIALHLINAQVNKKGNNVKDIAKQAKMIQDILNIVKYTYNIELDEKSLNYERFVTHLRFFFQRLNKEEKIENEDDFLLKQIKVKYKKAYECMLKIQTYLNKDLSDEEQLYLTIHIQRVTHR, encoded by the coding sequence ATGGTAATAAAAAAGATATTTAATAATAATGCCATATTAGCTAAAGACTCAGAAAAAAATGAAATTGTAGTTATGGGGCGTGGAATTGGATTTAAAAAGAATGTAGGTGATAAATTAGATGAGAATCTAATAGAAAAAACCTTTATTCTTAAGCAGAAAGATGCTTCAGAAAAATTTAAACTGCTGCTAGAAGATATACCAACAGAACATGTTTCACTGTGTTATGACATTATTGAATATGCAAAAAATATATTAGGCGTTGAATTAAATGACTATATATATGTTACCCTTACTGATCATATTAGTTATACACTAAAATTATTTGATGAAGGCCTTAATCGTCCTAATCCATTGATTTGGGAAATTAAAAAGTTTTATTCAAAAGAATTTGAAATAGGATTAAAAGCACTAGAATTTATTGAAAGCGAAACAGAAAAGAAGTTACCTGAAGATGAGGCTTGCAATATAGCACTTCACTTAATAAATGCACAGGTAAATAAAAAGGGCAATAATGTAAAAGATATTGCTAAGCAAGCAAAAATGATTCAAGATATTTTAAATATTGTAAAATATACATATAATATTGAGCTTGATGAAAAATCATTAAATTATGAAAGATTTGTTACTCATTTGAGATTCTTTTTTCAAAGATTGAATAAAGAAGAAAAAATAGAAAATGAAGATGATTTTTTATTAAAACAAATTAAAGTTAAATATAAAAAAGCTTATGAGTGTATGTTAAAGATACAAACATATTTAAACAAAGACTTATCTGACGAAGAGCAATTATATTTAACCATTCATATACAAAGAGTTACACATAGATAA
- a CDS encoding PTS beta-glucoside transporter subunit IIBCA, protein MKYEQLAKDIIKNVGGKENVNSLTHCVTRLRFKLKDENKANTEVLKKMDGVVTVVKSGGQYQVVIGNHVPDVFADVMAVGGFSAASEDDSNEKMNAFNKFIDIISGVFAPTLGVLAATGMIKGINALLIAAHVLANTDGTYQILNAIGDSLFYFFPIFLGYTAAKKFKLNEFTGMAIGAAMVYPTIVGLAGGKPLFMVLTGSMFESSVSTTFLGIPVILMNYSSTVIPIVIAIYVASKIEKFFKKIIPDVVKTFLVPFCTLLVIVPLTFLAIGPISTWAGKLLGAITLAIYNFSPVVAGLFIGAFWQVFVIFGLHWGLVPIAINNLSTLGYDPVLALSIAASFAQTGVVGAILLKTKNAKLRSIAIPAFISGIFGVTEPAIYGVTLPKKKPFILSCIGASIGGAIIGFCGSKGYMIGGMGIFALPSYIGPNGFDMGFYGIAISMVAGFAIGFILMLFTKLEEDEESSETVKENQLVKQEILISPLKGEVKPLSEVKDEAFSSGALGKGIAIEPSEGKVVAPVDGVLTTFFPTGHALGITSDNGAEILIHIGMDTVQLEGKHFTPKAKQGDIVKAGDVLLEFDINAIKEEGYSVITPVIVTNSANYLDIIETDKNAVNYKENLLTVMI, encoded by the coding sequence ATGAAGTATGAACAATTAGCAAAAGACATAATAAAAAATGTCGGTGGTAAAGAAAATGTTAATAGCTTAACTCATTGTGTTACACGTTTACGTTTCAAACTAAAGGATGAGAATAAAGCTAATACAGAAGTATTGAAGAAAATGGATGGTGTTGTTACTGTTGTAAAAAGTGGTGGACAATATCAAGTAGTTATTGGTAATCATGTACCAGATGTATTCGCAGATGTAATGGCAGTTGGTGGATTTTCAGCTGCTTCAGAAGATGACTCAAATGAAAAAATGAATGCATTTAATAAATTTATAGATATAATATCAGGAGTATTTGCACCAACCTTAGGTGTTTTAGCAGCAACTGGTATGATAAAAGGTATTAATGCATTACTTATAGCTGCACATGTACTTGCAAATACTGATGGAACTTATCAGATTTTAAATGCAATAGGCGATAGTTTATTTTACTTCTTCCCAATATTCTTAGGATATACAGCAGCTAAGAAGTTTAAGTTAAATGAATTTACAGGTATGGCAATAGGTGCTGCTATGGTATATCCTACTATTGTTGGATTAGCTGGTGGAAAGCCTCTATTTATGGTTTTAACAGGTTCGATGTTTGAATCTTCAGTAAGTACTACATTTTTAGGAATCCCAGTCATTTTAATGAACTATTCATCAACTGTTATTCCAATAGTAATAGCAATATATGTAGCTTCAAAAATTGAAAAGTTCTTTAAAAAGATTATTCCTGATGTTGTAAAAACATTCTTGGTACCATTTTGTACATTATTAGTAATTGTTCCATTAACATTTTTAGCAATAGGACCAATTTCAACATGGGCAGGTAAATTACTTGGAGCTATAACATTAGCTATATATAACTTTAGTCCAGTTGTTGCGGGATTATTCATTGGTGCCTTCTGGCAAGTATTCGTTATATTTGGATTACATTGGGGTCTAGTACCTATAGCTATCAATAATTTGTCTACATTAGGATATGACCCAGTATTAGCACTTTCAATAGCAGCATCCTTTGCACAAACAGGTGTAGTTGGAGCAATATTATTAAAAACTAAAAATGCTAAATTAAGATCTATAGCAATACCAGCATTTATTTCAGGTATTTTCGGTGTTACAGAACCAGCTATATATGGTGTTACTTTACCAAAGAAAAAGCCATTTATTTTAAGTTGTATAGGTGCATCTATAGGTGGAGCTATAATAGGTTTTTGTGGCTCTAAAGGATATATGATAGGTGGAATGGGAATTTTTGCTCTTCCAAGTTATATTGGACCGAATGGATTTGATATGGGATTCTATGGAATAGCTATATCAATGGTAGCAGGATTTGCTATAGGCTTTATATTAATGTTATTTACTAAACTTGAAGAAGATGAAGAAAGTAGTGAAACAGTTAAGGAAAACCAATTAGTAAAGCAAGAAATATTAATTAGTCCATTAAAAGGTGAAGTTAAGCCTTTATCAGAAGTAAAAGATGAAGCATTTTCATCAGGTGCACTTGGAAAAGGTATAGCTATAGAACCTTCAGAAGGTAAAGTGGTTGCTCCTGTAGATGGTGTATTAACAACCTTCTTCCCAACAGGTCATGCATTAGGAATTACAAGTGATAATGGAGCTGAAATACTGATTCATATAGGAATGGATACTGTTCAATTAGAAGGAAAGCATTTTACTCCTAAAGCAAAACAAGGTGATATCGTTAAAGCAGGAGATGTGTTATTAGAATTTGATATTAATGCTATAAAAGAAGAAGGATACTCAGTAATAACTCCTGTAATTGTTACAAATTCAGCTAATTATTTAGATATTATTGAAACAGATAAAAATGCTGTTAACTATAAAGAAAATTTATTAACAGTTATGATTTAA
- a CDS encoding ECF transporter S component, which produces MNEKTSKLVKISLLSAIAIILRYIEFPIIPAFTWLQFDFSDVPAMLGAFGFGPIAGIIIELLKNVLILVIKGTGTGFVGELANFLMGSALVVPAGLLYYRKKNKKNAIIGMILGAVCIQIVGILSNIYILLPAYHMTMDNTMLMNYITFGLLPINGIKAVATSVVTYILYKKLSVAIFKAESNFGSQERTTN; this is translated from the coding sequence ATGAATGAAAAAACAAGCAAATTAGTAAAAATCTCTTTATTATCAGCAATAGCAATTATACTTAGGTATATCGAATTTCCAATAATACCAGCTTTTACATGGCTACAATTTGATTTTAGTGATGTTCCAGCGATGTTAGGAGCTTTTGGATTTGGTCCTATAGCAGGAATAATTATAGAATTATTAAAAAATGTATTGATTTTAGTTATAAAAGGAACAGGTACAGGCTTCGTTGGAGAACTTGCTAATTTCTTAATGGGATCTGCGTTAGTGGTACCAGCAGGGTTGTTATATTATAGAAAGAAAAACAAAAAAAATGCAATAATTGGAATGATTTTAGGTGCAGTTTGTATCCAAATAGTAGGGATTTTATCAAATATATATATATTATTACCTGCTTATCATATGACAATGGATAATACAATGCTTATGAACTATATTACATTTGGATTGTTACCGATTAATGGGATAAAGGCTGTTGCAACTTCAGTTGTAACTTATATATTATATAAAAAGTTATCAGTAGCAATTTTCAAAGCAGAATCAAATTTTGGAAGCCAAGAGAGAACAACAAATTAG
- the rd gene encoding rubredoxin, whose amino-acid sequence MEKYICTVCGYIYDEAVGDPDNGVAPGTKFEDLPGDWVCPLCGVPTSDFEKQ is encoded by the coding sequence ATGGAAAAGTATATTTGTACAGTATGTGGTTATATCTATGATGAGGCAGTAGGTGATCCAGATAATGGAGTAGCACCAGGAACAAAATTTGAGGATCTTCCAGGAGATTGGGTTTGCCCATTATGTGGAGTACCAACTTCAGACTTTGAAAAACAATAA
- the rimI gene encoding ribosomal protein S18-alanine N-acetyltransferase, whose translation MCITIDLMKEEDIDGLLAVSSLSFSDSWSKASYIQELSNPVAKYFIAKTDNKVVGFAGTWIVLDEGHITNIAVHPDFRGKGIASKLLVELINYCNNHGCTAYTLEVRSGNKAARGLYEKYNFKEAGIRKGYYEDNKEDAVLMWLKE comes from the coding sequence ATGTGCATAACTATTGATTTAATGAAAGAAGAAGATATTGACGGACTTTTAGCCGTAAGTTCACTGAGTTTTTCTGATTCCTGGAGCAAAGCTTCTTATATTCAAGAGCTATCTAACCCTGTGGCTAAATATTTCATTGCAAAAACTGATAATAAAGTTGTAGGTTTTGCTGGAACTTGGATTGTTTTAGATGAAGGTCATATAACAAATATAGCAGTACATCCTGATTTTAGAGGCAAAGGCATAGCTTCTAAGCTTCTAGTAGAACTAATTAATTATTGCAATAATCATGGCTGCACCGCTTATACCCTTGAAGTGAGAAGTGGTAACAAAGCTGCTAGAGGTCTTTATGAAAAATATAATTTTAAAGAAGCTGGTATTAGAAAAGGTTATTATGAGGACAATAAAGAAGATGCTGTATTAATGTGGTTAAAAGAATAG